The following proteins are co-located in the Brevibacillus laterosporus DSM 25 genome:
- a CDS encoding ABC transporter permease: protein MNLIESFRIAIDGIWSNKLRSILTMLGIIIGIASVIAIMTMGKGGKEMMTSQFGNVADAKFTAMVSWESEEPAKDDDLTIDDAITLERINPYIKNVMAQIYGGGTIKDKKKDISAQVFGTTGNFLEVNTSYKIDQGRFYTRDDDKEQRDVVVLDKGLADKLFPQGNAVGNRIYMSDASFVVIGILKNDMQGFMGGGMQDLVYMPARTYLNHNEKATVNMFHIQAKSNATIQSAMDFTKQYLNRVHKHNDHYMVKNSADDLKEITKMLDMLTMVFSVIAGISLLVGGIGVMNIMLVSVTERTREIGIRKALGAKKRDILTQFLIESIIVCLIGGGVGVGLGLGLASIIISFAGMPPVTSWESILIAFGFSSAIGIFFGIYPANKAAKLDAIEALRYE, encoded by the coding sequence ATGAACCTCATAGAGAGCTTTCGTATTGCCATTGATGGGATTTGGTCCAATAAATTACGTTCTATTTTAACCATGTTAGGTATTATTATCGGCATCGCTTCCGTCATTGCCATTATGACGATGGGTAAGGGCGGAAAAGAAATGATGACAAGTCAGTTCGGGAATGTAGCTGATGCAAAGTTTACCGCGATGGTAAGCTGGGAGAGCGAGGAGCCTGCCAAAGATGATGATTTGACCATCGATGATGCCATTACATTGGAAAGAATTAATCCTTACATTAAAAATGTCATGGCTCAAATCTATGGTGGTGGAACCATTAAGGATAAGAAAAAAGATATCAGTGCCCAAGTTTTTGGTACAACTGGTAACTTTTTAGAAGTAAATACGAGCTATAAGATTGACCAAGGTCGTTTCTACACCAGAGACGACGATAAAGAGCAACGTGATGTAGTTGTATTAGACAAAGGTTTAGCTGATAAATTGTTTCCTCAGGGAAATGCTGTAGGAAATCGTATTTACATGTCAGATGCCTCCTTTGTTGTTATTGGAATCCTCAAAAATGATATGCAGGGCTTTATGGGCGGTGGCATGCAGGATCTCGTGTACATGCCTGCACGAACCTATCTCAATCATAATGAGAAAGCAACCGTGAACATGTTCCACATTCAAGCAAAATCAAATGCTACCATTCAATCGGCCATGGACTTTACCAAACAATATCTAAATCGCGTACATAAGCATAACGATCATTATATGGTAAAAAACAGCGCCGATGATCTAAAAGAAATCACGAAGATGCTTGACATGCTTACGATGGTCTTCTCTGTTATCGCCGGAATTTCTCTATTAGTTGGTGGTATCGGGGTTATGAACATCATGCTAGTCTCTGTGACGGAGCGTACGCGCGAAATTGGGATTCGGAAAGCATTAGGTGCTAAAAAACGGGATATCTTGACCCAATTTTTGATCGAATCCATTATTGTCTGCTTAATTGGTGGTGGTGTAGGGGTAGGTCTTGGTCTTGGACTAGCTTCTATTATTATCTCATTTGCAGGCATGCCTCCTGTTACATCTTGGGAAAGTATTCTTATCGCATTTGGCTTCTCTAGTGCAATCGGGATTTTCTTTGGAATCTACCCTGCAAACAAAGCAGCCAAGCTAGATGCCATTGAAGCATTGCGCTACGAATAA
- a CDS encoding iron-sulfur cluster biosynthesis family protein, with translation MLLQLIITPEFSKAYQKYAGFIPGETIRLYVRTSGPGTGGLFYAVEKDQFQSDDALYEVAGLRFVIRPSDFWYFDGGTLSYDEQLGEYGFMFTNPGLQP, from the coding sequence ATGCTACTTCAATTAATAATAACGCCTGAATTTTCTAAGGCGTATCAAAAATATGCTGGGTTTATCCCCGGTGAAACCATTCGTTTGTATGTGAGAACCTCGGGACCAGGTACTGGAGGTTTGTTTTATGCTGTAGAAAAGGATCAATTTCAATCCGATGATGCTCTCTATGAAGTAGCTGGTTTGCGCTTTGTGATTCGTCCTAGTGATTTCTGGTATTTTGATGGCGGTACTTTATCGTATGATGAACAGCTAGGAGAATACGGTTTTATGTTCACAAATCCGGGTTTGCAACCTTAG
- a CDS encoding ABC transporter ATP-binding protein codes for MLTVTDIRKTFMNGDSELPILKGVNFTVNKGEFVAIMGPSGSGKSTFMNMLGCLDRPSSGSYVLDGVEVTTLNENQQADLRNQKIGFVFQAFNLLPRISAVRNVELPMLYAGISLGERKKRAEEALISVGLKERMDHKPPQMSGGQKQRVAIARSLVNRPAILLADEPTGNLDSRSTTEVMAIFQKLHAQGVTIILVTHELDTAQHAERIVVFKDGVIIKDEKVKERLFAVTDENEVFTT; via the coding sequence ATGTTAACCGTTACTGATATTCGTAAAACCTTTATGAACGGTGATTCTGAGCTTCCCATCCTAAAAGGAGTTAATTTTACCGTTAACAAAGGGGAATTCGTCGCGATCATGGGGCCCTCTGGTTCTGGTAAATCCACCTTTATGAACATGCTGGGTTGCCTGGATCGTCCCTCCTCCGGTTCTTATGTACTGGACGGAGTAGAGGTCACTACGTTAAACGAAAATCAACAAGCTGATCTTCGAAACCAAAAAATTGGGTTTGTCTTTCAGGCATTTAATCTATTACCACGTATTTCTGCGGTTCGCAATGTAGAATTACCTATGCTCTATGCAGGCATTTCTCTTGGTGAACGCAAAAAGCGTGCAGAAGAGGCTCTGATTAGTGTAGGTCTAAAAGAGCGGATGGATCACAAGCCGCCACAAATGTCTGGTGGTCAAAAGCAACGTGTAGCCATCGCACGCTCTCTCGTTAATCGACCCGCTATTTTACTAGCCGATGAACCGACTGGAAACCTGGATAGCCGTTCTACAACAGAGGTTATGGCTATTTTTCAAAAATTACACGCTCAGGGAGTTACCATTATTCTTGTTACGCATGAATTGGATACAGCCCAACACGCAGAACGTATTGTTGTCTTTAAAGATGGTGTCATTATTAAGGATGAAAAAGTGAAAGAACGACTCTTCGCTGTCACAGATGAAAACGAGGTGTTCACTACATGA
- a CDS encoding YqkE family protein: MAKKRGNRTQNHTKPAQDDLASDKSGNSLKELLGENALSKLKQMEKELKEGKERQAREEAEQRRKELEEREKNKSFGELLEDYEKKGGSKYS; this comes from the coding sequence ATGGCAAAAAAACGTGGGAATCGCACACAAAATCATACGAAGCCAGCACAAGACGATTTGGCTTCGGATAAATCTGGAAATAGCTTAAAGGAGCTTTTGGGCGAAAATGCTTTAAGTAAGTTAAAGCAAATGGAAAAGGAATTGAAGGAAGGAAAAGAAAGACAAGCACGTGAAGAAGCGGAACAACGCCGCAAAGAATTAGAAGAGCGAGAGAAAAATAAAAGCTTTGGTGAGCTTTTAGAGGATTACGAGAAAAAAGGAGGTAGCAAGTACTCTTGA
- a CDS encoding DUF3905 domain-containing protein, whose product MKSKPPADRNPLAIDQTMPHQINAPDFKQARISMQAPFVNQYGITIGDSAYDSADSPMNNWSRDVDPAIMAGPEWVHPTNDIGWNTSENRELLEKQRLRKKKGMFTHLDKDVSYHTD is encoded by the coding sequence ATGAAAAGCAAGCCTCCAGCTGATAGGAATCCACTTGCTATTGATCAAACGATGCCACATCAAATCAATGCACCTGATTTTAAGCAGGCTCGCATTAGCATGCAGGCTCCCTTTGTTAATCAATACGGAATTACTATTGGCGACAGCGCCTATGATTCTGCCGATTCCCCTATGAACAATTGGTCTCGTGACGTGGACCCTGCTATTATGGCAGGGCCTGAATGGGTACATCCGACCAATGACATAGGCTGGAATACCAGCGAAAATCGTGAGCTGTTGGAAAAACAACGGCTTCGTAAGAAAAAAGGCATGTTTACCCATTTGGATAAAGACGTAAGCTATCACACCGATTAG